The DNA sequence TCAACAATGACTTTACCAGTTTCTTTTTCATACTCGCCATTGATTTCTTCAGTTGTCAAAGCACGAGCGCAAGGAATAGCACCGTAGAAAGTGTCAGCATGCGTCGTGCCATAACAAGGAATATCACGTCCTGCTTGAGCCCAAGCCACACCTTCTGTCGAGTGCGTATGGACAATACCGCCAACCTCTAGGAATGCTTTATACAACTCAACATGCGTCGGCAAATCTGATGACGGATTGAGATCACCTTCGACAATATTGCCATCCAAATCTGTCACAACCATATTTTCTGGAGATAGATTTTCATACGCCACACCAGAAGGTTTGATGGCAATCAAACCTTTCTCGCGGTCAATCGCCGAGACATTACCCCAGGTAAATTTCACCAAACCATGCTCTGGAAGTTCCATATTGGCTTTATAGACACGTTCTCGTAATTCTGGTACTAACATTTCATAACCCCGCTTTCTCAATGAGTGGATAAAGGAAATCTTGCGCTTCTTTGATAGCAGCTTTGGTTTCTTCCACCGTTTCACAATTTTCAGACCACATTTCAATCAAAAACGGTCCTTGGTAATTGGTTTTCTTCAAAACGGCAAACATTTCTTCCCAATTGACACAACCTTTACCAAAAGGTACATCGCGAAATTGCCCTTTAGAATGCTCCGTCACGGCATAGGTATCTTTTAAGTGCAGCGCAGCAATTGCCTGATGACCAAGGTAAAATTCACTCCAAAGGTCATTATGCCAAGCAGAAACATTGCCCGTATCTGGATAGACAAAGAGATAAGGCGAATTGATTTCTTTTGCCACAGCCAAATATTTTTCAATGCTGTTGATAAATGGGTCATCCATAATCTCAATAGCCAACATGACTTGCGCCTGCTCAGCCCAATCACAAGCTCGTCGCAGATTTTTTAAGAAACGAGCGCGCGTGGTTGGGGATTTTTCTTCGTAATAAACATCATACCCTGCTAATTGAATGACCCGCACACCTAAATCTTGCGCTAACTCAATACATTGTTTCATCGTTTCAAGCGATTTGGCTTCTAGCTCAGGATCATTTGAGCCCAAAGGATAGCGCCGATGACCGCTAAAGCAAATGCTTGGAATCCGCACACCTGTATCATAGATGGCTTTGATAAGTTCTAGACGTTCTTCTTTGGACCAAGTGAGACGTGCCAGCCGAGCATCGCTTTCATCAACCGACATTTCCACAAAGTCAAATCCCATTTCCTTAGCAAATTCTAACCGTTCCCGCCAAGAAAATTGCTTCGGCGTCGCCTTTTCATAAATTCCAATTGGACGTGCCATGACTTACCCCCAGATTCGTTTGATTTCGTCTTTGAAAGCACGCGCTGCTGCTGCTGGATTTTCAGCTTCTGTAATGCCGCGTCCAGCAATAAAGGTAAAGACATCCACTCCTTCAAAAAGTTTGAGTGTGTCCACATTCAAACCACCCGTCACAGACACACGGAAGCCCATTTCAATGAGTTTTTTAACCTTGTTAAGGTCTTTTTCACCCCACGTTTCACCTGCAAGCAGAGCGTCACGTGATTGGTGATAAATAGCTTGAGAAATACCAGCATCAAGCCATTGCTGTGCTTGCTCAAAAGTCCAATCTCCATAGAGTTCTACTTGAATTTCGCCACGGTCACTACGTTCTTCTTTAATAGCTTTAAGAGCTGCTTTCATGGTAGGAATCGTAGCACAACAGATACAAGTCATCCAGTCAGCACCGCGTACGGCATTATTTTTAGCAACTGTCCCACCAGCATCAGCACATTTCGTATCGGCAACGATGATTTTATCTGGAAAAAGACTGCGTAAGACTTCTACCAACTCGCTACCCACCTGCAAGAGACAAACTGTCCCTGCTTCAATGACATCTACTTCATGGCCAACCGACACAGCCGCTTTAATGGCTCCTTGCAAATCAGAATGATCCAGTGCTACTTGTAAATTCGGTAATCGTTTTGACATCATTTTCTCACTTTCTATTTTCTAATATATTGAAACACAACCATTTACTAACTATCTAAATCCAATCCTTCTAAATAAGGACTATTTTTTGACTCATCAATCAAAGCTAGAACTTCTGCTTCTGTTTGACAAGCTAACAAACGATCAATAGAATTTTCCAATTCAAAGAGGGCAATAATCTGCGGAATGGCAACACTCGTATGAATTTTTGAACTCGTTGCTGCAAGAGCTAACAAGACACTCACGCCTTTCCCGTCTGAGAAAGTTACAGGCTCTTTCAACGTCACCAAAGAGAAGGCATCTTTTTGTACACCAGCTTCTGGACGAGCATGTGGCATCGCCATACCGGGCATCAAAATATAGTAAGGACCATATCCTTCTGTGGATTCGATGATAGCATCATAATATTCAGGCTTAACAGCTCCGCTTTCAATCAAAGGGTCAACAGAAAGTTTGACCGCTTCTTGCCAAGTCGAAGCAGAAAGCCCTAAACGAATGGATTTGTTTTCAATCAATGCTTGCTTTAAATTCATGGCTTCTTCCTTTCGTAGAAAATGGAAACTCAAAACGGATTGGCAAAGAGAAATCTTCTGCTTCTTTAAAAGCACAATAGACTTGAACTTCCCTATGTTTTCAGTTTCACCTATCCTTTTAAGCGAATGAGGCTTGGACAAACGTCCAAAGCCTCTATATCAATTTCTTAAGCGACGAGGCTGAGACAAACCTCTAGCCGCATCATTCCAGTACTTGTGATAGTTTTTCAGTAATTTCTTTATTGTCCATCAAATTATCTAGACCAATCAATTGACCGTTTGTCCGCCCATCCAATTCATGAATCAGATGCAGAGAAGCGATGACAATATCATAACCTGAAGCAAGGCTTTTTGCTTCACCTACACTGCATGAATTGACAGTAAAATCTGTTTGCCCCAGTTTACGTAGAGCGTTTTCTACTTTCATCTTAATCACCATAGATGAACCCATGCCATTTCCGCATGCTGTTAATACCTTAACCATATTATTTTCCTCCGTTAATTAAATCTATTTTTATTCTTCTTCCGCTTGGACATCACCACGGTAGTATGCTTCCTTGTCTTTTGCTTTGGCAAATTGCAACTGCGGAATAATCAGCAAGAATACACAAACAAGAATGTAACCTACAATGCCAAGATATTTGAAAAGATAACCAAAACCAAGCCAAGGGAATTCAAAGTCAATATTTCCATGGTAACCACCGTAAGAAGCCAGACCGAGAAGTGCCACACAGAGAGCACCAAGCGCTACTTGCAATACACCTGAAATAAAGGACAGGATAACCGCCGCTTTCCAGCCGCCGCGCTTATC is a window from the Streptococcus anginosus subsp. whileyi MAS624 genome containing:
- a CDS encoding L-ribulose-5-phosphate 3-epimerase, which translates into the protein MARPIGIYEKATPKQFSWRERLEFAKEMGFDFVEMSVDESDARLARLTWSKEERLELIKAIYDTGVRIPSICFSGHRRYPLGSNDPELEAKSLETMKQCIELAQDLGVRVIQLAGYDVYYEEKSPTTRARFLKNLRRACDWAEQAQVMLAIEIMDDPFINSIEKYLAVAKEINSPYLFVYPDTGNVSAWHNDLWSEFYLGHQAIAALHLKDTYAVTEHSKGQFRDVPFGKGCVNWEEMFAVLKKTNYQGPFLIEMWSENCETVEETKAAIKEAQDFLYPLIEKAGL
- a CDS encoding L-ribulose-5-phosphate 4-epimerase, coding for MLVPELRERVYKANMELPEHGLVKFTWGNVSAIDREKGLIAIKPSGVAYENLSPENMVVTDLDGNIVEGDLNPSSDLPTHVELYKAFLEVGGIVHTHSTEGVAWAQAGRDIPCYGTTHADTFYGAIPCARALTTEEINGEYEKETGKVIVEEFAKRGLDPLAVAGVTVRNHGPFAWGKDEKSAVYNAVVLEEAARMARYTEAINPTVAEVPQELKDKHYLRKHGKNAYYGQKK
- a CDS encoding 3-keto-L-gulonate-6-phosphate decarboxylase UlaD yields the protein MSKRLPNLQVALDHSDLQGAIKAAVSVGHEVDVIEAGTVCLLQVGSELVEVLRSLFPDKIIVADTKCADAGGTVAKNNAVRGADWMTCICCATIPTMKAALKAIKEERSDRGEIQVELYGDWTFEQAQQWLDAGISQAIYHQSRDALLAGETWGEKDLNKVKKLIEMGFRVSVTGGLNVDTLKLFEGVDVFTFIAGRGITEAENPAAAARAFKDEIKRIWG
- a CDS encoding PTS sugar transporter subunit IIA — protein: MNLKQALIENKSIRLGLSASTWQEAVKLSVDPLIESGAVKPEYYDAIIESTEGYGPYYILMPGMAMPHARPEAGVQKDAFSLVTLKEPVTFSDGKGVSVLLALAATSSKIHTSVAIPQIIALFELENSIDRLLACQTEAEVLALIDESKNSPYLEGLDLDS
- a CDS encoding PTS sugar transporter subunit IIB; this translates as MVKVLTACGNGMGSSMVIKMKVENALRKLGQTDFTVNSCSVGEAKSLASGYDIVIASLHLIHELDGRTNGQLIGLDNLMDNKEITEKLSQVLE